From Micromonospora rhizosphaerae, the proteins below share one genomic window:
- a CDS encoding thiolase family protein, giving the protein MPREVRDVVFVDGVRTPFGKAGGMYANTRADDLVIRCIRELLRRNPQLPPERVEEVAIAATTQIGDQGLTIGRTAALLAGLPKTVPGFAIDRMCAGAMTAVTTVASGIAVGAYDIAIAGGVEHMGRHPMGEGVDPNPRIIAERLVDPSALVMGATAENLHDLVPHITKERTDAFALASQQKTAKAYANGKLQGDLVPVAVRDPESGWGLATVDEAPRDTSMEKLASLKTPFRPHGKVTAGNAAGLNDGATASLLAAEETARELGLPVAMRLVSYGFVGVEPEVMGVGPIPSTEKALRIAGLTIDDIGLFELNEAFAVQVLAFLDHFGIADDDPRVNPWGGAIAIGHPLASSGVRLMTQLARQFAEHPEVRYGLTAMCIGIGMGGTVIWENPHWEGNK; this is encoded by the coding sequence GTGCCCCGTGAAGTTCGGGATGTCGTCTTCGTCGACGGCGTCCGTACCCCCTTCGGCAAGGCGGGTGGCATGTATGCCAACACCCGCGCCGACGACCTGGTGATCCGCTGCATCCGCGAGCTGCTGCGCCGTAACCCGCAGCTGCCGCCGGAGCGGGTCGAGGAGGTCGCCATCGCCGCCACCACGCAGATCGGCGACCAGGGCCTCACCATCGGCCGCACCGCCGCCCTGCTGGCCGGCCTGCCCAAGACGGTCCCCGGCTTCGCGATCGACCGGATGTGCGCCGGCGCGATGACCGCCGTCACCACCGTCGCCAGCGGCATCGCCGTGGGCGCGTACGACATCGCCATCGCCGGCGGCGTCGAGCACATGGGCCGCCACCCGATGGGCGAGGGCGTGGACCCCAACCCGCGGATCATCGCGGAGCGGCTGGTCGACCCGTCCGCCCTGGTCATGGGCGCCACCGCGGAGAACCTGCACGACCTGGTCCCGCACATCACCAAGGAGCGCACCGACGCGTTCGCGCTCGCCTCGCAGCAGAAGACCGCCAAGGCGTACGCCAACGGCAAGCTCCAGGGCGACCTGGTACCGGTTGCGGTGCGCGACCCGGAGAGCGGCTGGGGCCTGGCCACGGTGGACGAGGCTCCCCGGGACACCTCGATGGAGAAGCTCGCCTCCCTGAAGACCCCGTTCCGCCCGCACGGCAAGGTCACCGCGGGCAACGCGGCCGGCCTGAACGACGGCGCCACGGCCAGCCTGCTCGCCGCCGAGGAGACCGCCCGCGAGCTGGGCCTCCCGGTCGCGATGCGGCTGGTGTCGTACGGCTTCGTCGGCGTCGAGCCCGAGGTGATGGGCGTCGGCCCGATCCCGTCGACCGAGAAGGCGCTGCGGATCGCCGGCCTGACCATCGACGACATCGGCCTGTTCGAGCTGAACGAGGCGTTCGCCGTGCAGGTGCTCGCCTTCCTCGACCACTTCGGCATCGCCGACGACGACCCGCGGGTCAACCCGTGGGGCGGCGCGATCGCCATCGGTCACCCGCTCGCCTCCTCGGGCGTGCGGCTGATGACCCAGCTCGCCCGGCAGTTCGCCGAGCACCCCGAGGTCCGCTACGGCCTCACTGCCATGTGCATCGGCATCGGCATGGGCGGCACCGTGATCTGGGAGAACCCCCACTGGGAGGGCAACAAGTGA
- a CDS encoding ribonuclease D produces the protein MTDEPPLRRRAAESRAEEAPQQPPSATPEPADAATEPTAGGPVPLTAPREGTPAPVATPSELDEVVARFAAGIGPVALDAERASGYRYSQRAYLVQLRRAGSGTALIDPLPLPDLAALDVVIGEAEWVLHAASQDLACLAELGLRPRRLFDTELAARLAGFERVGLAALTEQLLGYTLEKHHSAADWSSRPLPESWLTYAALDVEMLVDLRDALDEELTRQGKSAWAAEEFANLVRSGARPPRVRAEPWRRTSGIHRVRGARAQARVRSLWYARDQIAARRDAAPGRVLPDSAIVAAAELDPRDEKSLLTLPGFGGRSVRRLARTWLAALDDARKLPEDALPVAPAVEGPPPPHRWAERDPVAAARLARCREVVVRIAGEHTLPPENLIAPDSIRRLAWVPPEEITDDAVAEILRGFNAREWQIALLLPALTEALTGPQPAP, from the coding sequence GTGACCGACGAACCACCCCTGCGCCGTCGGGCCGCCGAGAGCCGTGCGGAAGAGGCGCCGCAGCAGCCGCCATCGGCCACGCCGGAGCCGGCGGACGCGGCGACCGAACCCACCGCCGGCGGGCCCGTCCCGCTGACCGCCCCGCGCGAGGGCACTCCCGCGCCGGTGGCCACACCGAGCGAGCTGGATGAGGTCGTGGCCCGTTTCGCGGCCGGCATCGGGCCGGTGGCCCTGGACGCCGAACGAGCCTCGGGCTACCGCTACAGCCAGCGGGCGTACCTGGTGCAGCTGCGCCGGGCCGGCTCCGGCACGGCGCTGATCGACCCGCTGCCGCTGCCCGACCTCGCCGCCCTGGACGTGGTGATCGGCGAGGCCGAGTGGGTGCTCCACGCCGCCAGCCAGGATCTGGCCTGCCTGGCCGAGCTGGGGCTGCGCCCGCGCCGCCTCTTCGACACCGAACTGGCCGCCCGGCTGGCCGGATTCGAGCGGGTCGGCCTGGCCGCGCTGACCGAGCAGCTGCTCGGCTACACCCTGGAGAAGCACCATTCGGCGGCGGACTGGTCCAGCCGGCCGCTGCCCGAGTCCTGGCTGACCTACGCCGCGCTCGACGTCGAGATGCTGGTCGACCTGCGCGACGCCCTCGACGAGGAGCTGACCCGGCAGGGCAAGTCGGCGTGGGCGGCGGAGGAGTTCGCCAACCTGGTCCGCTCCGGCGCCCGCCCGCCCCGGGTACGCGCCGAGCCGTGGCGCCGGACCTCCGGCATCCACCGGGTCCGGGGCGCGCGGGCGCAGGCCCGGGTCCGGTCCCTCTGGTACGCCCGCGACCAGATCGCCGCTCGGCGAGACGCCGCCCCGGGCCGGGTGCTGCCCGACTCGGCGATCGTGGCCGCCGCCGAGCTGGACCCGAGGGACGAGAAAAGCCTGCTGACCCTCCCCGGCTTCGGCGGACGCTCGGTACGGCGGCTCGCCCGCACCTGGCTGGCGGCCCTGGACGACGCCCGCAAACTGCCGGAGGACGCGCTGCCGGTGGCCCCGGCCGTCGAGGGTCCGCCGCCGCCGCACCGCTGGGCGGAGCGGGACCCGGTGGCCGCCGCCCGGCTGGCCCGCTGCCGGGAGGTGGTGGTCCGGATCGCCGGCGAGCACACCCTGCCCCCGGAGAACCTGATCGCCCCCGACTCGATCCGCCGTCTGGCCTGGGTCCCGCCCGAGGAGATCACCGACGACGCGGTGGCGGAGATCCTCCGCGGCTTCAACGCCCGGGAATGGCAGATCGCCCTCCTCCTCCCCGCCCTCACCGAGGCCCTCACGGGCCCCCAACCGGCCCCCTGA
- a CDS encoding S1C family serine protease: MTAGYGSGDGTPGQGAGEAADDRWPERPEASRPGPLPPRFEPPALGHPPTAPGQPTPPATGFPATPIQPAAPTPGFGSALPAPPGAPVAGMPMPGQPAVPSARTTWSPPATGGQWGSGPAPGAEPGQGGWSPGEPAAGPVPGQSPAAQHPMPGPSTGQPVAGPAYPGQPAGPAYPGGQPGWPAAPPAGPASPTRRRRLAVAALAAVLAVVAGVQAYQIHRLGDRLAATDRRLAEAQNADGARFDGLEKRAEALEKEVGAAFNPEAVAAAVLPSVFRVRAGEFTGTAFAIGKPASGGGANLLTNFHVVESVWDGGGRQVFLERTDQRFPATIVKVDKAKDIAQLRTTAKFAGLVAARTPVKSGQQIVVVGAPLGLQDSVTTGVVSAFRKDEGGSGPVIQFDAPINPGNSGGPVINGSKEVVGIATAKARDAEGIGLAVPIKTACDAFKLC, encoded by the coding sequence ATGACCGCTGGGTACGGGTCGGGCGACGGGACGCCGGGACAGGGTGCCGGCGAGGCCGCCGACGACCGCTGGCCGGAGCGTCCCGAGGCAAGCCGGCCGGGCCCCCTGCCGCCCCGGTTCGAGCCGCCCGCCCTCGGCCACCCGCCGACCGCCCCCGGCCAGCCGACGCCGCCCGCTACCGGCTTCCCGGCCACCCCCATCCAGCCGGCCGCACCGACTCCCGGGTTCGGGTCGGCCCTGCCCGCCCCGCCGGGTGCGCCGGTCGCCGGCATGCCCATGCCGGGCCAGCCCGCCGTTCCCAGCGCGAGGACCACCTGGTCCCCACCCGCCACCGGCGGCCAGTGGGGGAGCGGTCCCGCGCCCGGCGCCGAGCCGGGTCAGGGCGGGTGGTCACCCGGCGAGCCCGCAGCCGGGCCGGTGCCCGGGCAGTCGCCCGCCGCCCAGCACCCGATGCCGGGCCCGTCCACGGGCCAGCCCGTCGCCGGCCCGGCGTATCCCGGGCAGCCGGCCGGGCCCGCGTACCCGGGCGGACAGCCCGGCTGGCCGGCGGCGCCCCCCGCTGGGCCGGCCTCGCCCACCCGCCGGCGCCGGCTGGCCGTCGCGGCGCTCGCCGCCGTGCTGGCCGTGGTCGCCGGGGTGCAGGCGTACCAGATCCACCGGCTGGGCGACCGGCTCGCCGCCACCGACCGGCGGCTGGCCGAGGCGCAGAACGCCGACGGCGCCCGGTTCGACGGCCTGGAGAAGCGGGCGGAGGCGCTGGAAAAGGAGGTTGGCGCGGCCTTCAACCCGGAGGCGGTGGCGGCCGCCGTGCTGCCCAGCGTCTTCCGGGTGCGCGCCGGCGAGTTCACCGGGACGGCGTTCGCGATCGGCAAGCCGGCCTCCGGTGGCGGGGCGAACCTGCTCACCAACTTCCACGTGGTGGAGTCGGTCTGGGATGGCGGCGGCCGGCAGGTCTTCCTGGAGCGGACCGACCAGCGCTTCCCGGCCACCATCGTCAAGGTCGACAAGGCCAAGGACATCGCCCAGCTGCGGACCACCGCCAAGTTCGCCGGGCTGGTCGCCGCCCGCACGCCGGTCAAGTCCGGGCAGCAGATCGTGGTGGTCGGCGCCCCGCTCGGCCTGCAGGACAGCGTGACCACCGGGGTGGTGAGCGCCTTCCGCAAGGACGAGGGCGGCTCCGGCCCGGTCATCCAGTTCGACGCGCCGATCAACCCCGGCAACTCGGGCGGGCCGGTGATCAACGGCTCGAAGGAGGTCGTCGGCATCGCCACCGCCAAGGCGCGGGACGCCGAGGGGATCGGCCTCGCGGTGCCGATCAAGACGGCCTGCGACGCCTTCAAGCTCTGTTGA
- a CDS encoding DUF3000 domain-containing protein, with amino-acid sequence MAPPIALPETFARAVAGLRSVTPRSEIVLEEVGAPQRLAPYAFALSAAVLRDGDEVATGRLILLHDPAGHEAWQGTLRLVTYVTAELEVDLAADPLLPGVGWTWLTDALDAQDARYRAIGGTVTQTLSTRFGELAGPPAAGDIEIRASWTPRGVDLAPHLLGWCALLSSTAGLPPPGVTPLPSRRPAGAA; translated from the coding sequence ATGGCCCCCCCGATCGCGCTCCCGGAAACCTTCGCTCGCGCGGTCGCCGGGCTGCGGTCGGTCACCCCCCGCTCGGAGATCGTGCTCGAGGAGGTCGGCGCGCCCCAGCGCCTGGCCCCGTACGCGTTCGCCCTCTCCGCCGCCGTGCTGCGGGACGGCGACGAGGTGGCCACCGGGCGGTTGATCCTGCTGCACGACCCGGCCGGGCACGAGGCGTGGCAGGGCACGCTGCGGCTGGTCACCTACGTGACCGCCGAGCTGGAGGTGGATCTGGCCGCCGATCCGCTGCTGCCCGGGGTGGGCTGGACGTGGCTGACCGACGCGCTGGACGCGCAGGACGCCCGGTACCGGGCGATCGGCGGCACGGTCACCCAGACCCTGTCGACCCGGTTCGGCGAGCTGGCCGGGCCGCCCGCGGCCGGGGACATCGAGATCCGCGCCTCGTGGACGCCGCGCGGCGTCGACCTGGCCCCGCACCTGCTCGGCTGGTGCGCGCTGCTGTCCTCCACGGCCGGTCTCCCGCCGCCCGGCGTCACGCCCCTGCCGTCCCGCCGCCCGGCCGGCGCCGCCTGA